In Aquila chrysaetos chrysaetos chromosome 24, bAquChr1.4, whole genome shotgun sequence, the genomic stretch attttggttattatttttcataacaCTTCATATACCAGTAACTTGTAACCGAGAAAGGATTTGCATTGGGAGGAAATCTATTTATGCactggggagggtgggaagggagacatttgttttctgggtttttttgctagtgttagagaaataaaagtatCTAAGAAACAACGAGGTGTCAGTGTCTTTTGTCTAGAGGTGACTCAGATAACAATTTTAATATTAGACTGAAGAGACGGTGGGTGAATGGCTACAGCATCTCAACCAGCAAGGAAGGCTCTCACCTTGCCCATAGCTTGCTCCAGGGCTGGTagcaccttctcctcctcctccctgttttGGGGGGGTCATTTTCCCAGTGGGGTTTATTTTAGCTGTAGCTGCTCAATAGCCAGCCGTCTTGGAGGAATAAAAAACCCGCATTTGTACCTGGCAAGTTTGTATAAAGCTGAGGAATAAAAGCAGCTGGTTTGTAAATGTGTGGAGCTGGTGCCTGCGGGACATAGATGGAGACGTCTCCGTGGGGTGGCACGTGCCACACAGGGACCCTGTCCTGGCCACAGGGAGCAGGTCTGGCTGAGCCATCGGCCCTGAACCGGGCAGCAAACCCCGGGGGCCAGGGCTTGCCAGAGTTCCCCTCTCCCACGGGGCAGCCTGGCCGTGAGCAGGGACCGTCCCTGCCCCACACGATGCGCTGGTGACGATGCTGCGGGGACCTCTGCGTGCAGCATCCAGCACCACGCGGGGCTCACGGTGTCCCGAACACCGCTCAAGACACCCCAAGGCACGCCGCAGCCGCGTGCATCCCCCTATTTTGGGGATTCCTCCAAGCCATCCCTTCCCAGGGAGGACACGCatgctggggcagggaaagcAGGACCAGGCAGGGACCCGCAGCCACCGGCCCCTCTGTATGTCACCCTGCAGCGATGCCCGGTCACCACGTCCCCCCCGAAGGAGTTGCTGCCGCCGCGGGGCAGGCGCTGCCAGGCCGTTAATGATTTGCAGGATGACGTGGGGACTAAAGGCCTTTTTCCAAGGGTCACTGCCGGGGAGGCGTGTGGAAGCAGGGCTACCCTCGCCCAGCCTcacccagccccgccgccggcaaGATGGTGCCTCTGACCGACTGCCAGCGTAAGCGGGCGGGCAGATGCGGGGTGGCCGCGTCCCGGCAGCGATGCCCATCCCTGTGGGATCGTGCCGTGCCGTGGGGATGCTCCGCGGCGCCCGAGTCAGGGCTGGAGGCTGCTAACCGGGGTCgtcagggaagggagagggtgCAACGGCAAGCCCcgtgctggggcgggggggacacggTGGGGAGCCCTGCTGGGACGCGGGGACCAGGCAGGGCTGCGTGGGGGGACCAGCACTGGTGTCCCGCAGAGCCGGCTTTGCCCTCACCCTCTGCCTCAGGTCTGCGTTGGGAACAGCAACTGAGGAGGTGCCTGGCTCCTCCGGAGAGCATCGCCAGCCTCTCCCACCGGCTGCCTGCACCGACACCCTTCGTGCCAGTGTTCAGAAAAATCCTGGAGACGACCTTCccgtttatttttttctttgtggtttatTCTTTATCTGGCAGCCCAGAAGAGTTGCTGGGGTACCTGACAGTCTCCCCAGGGCTTGGGCAGGTGGAAAGGTTGTTTCTAAGCTTTGGAGACTAAGCCAAAGCATATTTCTGGGAGGGAACAGGCCAGGGAGGTGCCAAGGAGAGCAACTGCAGCCCGAGGTGGGACCTGAGCTGTGAGCCCGAGCCCCCATCTCAGCCCTCCTCCCGTCCTTTGCAGGGATCGGCGTGGGACTGGTTGGCTTCGGCCTCTTCTTCGTCCTTTTTGGGATGCTCTTGTATTTTGACTCGGTGCTCTTGGCCTTTGGGAACGTGAGTACGGTGGGGCTGGGTCTCCCTGCAACAGGCTCTGATGCCCAGGATGGAGCGAAGGGTCCGTCTGGGCAGGGCTTCTCTGACCCGCTCTCCTTCATCCTCCCAGATCCTCTTCCTCTCCGGCTTGGTCTTCATCATCGGCTTCAGGAGGaccttcactttctttttccaatgGCCAAAGCTGAAGGGCACCAGCTTCTTCATGGGGGGGGTCCTCATCGTCCTCATGCGGTGGCCTCTCCTGGGCATGCTGCTGGAGGCTTACGGCTTCATCACCCTCTTCAGGTCCGACCCACGGCTCCTGGCTCTCCCGGCATGGCACGGGTGCCTCGAGCCGGAGAGTGGGAGCTGGGTGATCCTTgtgccctgcagccctgggcagagccCCCCTGCTCCCATCCTGGCAAAATCCTGGCACACGGCTTAAcagaaactttttgttttgatacAGGAGTTTTTTCCCAGtggcttttgggtttttgggttcGCTGGCAAACATCCCTGTGCTGAGCAAGGTGAGCAGGGTGCTGGGTACGGTTCGCACGGGCTGATGTGACCCTTGGGGTTTGCAGTCCTTGGATGATATCAATCCCGATCGCTGTGGTTGGGACCAGGCAGGGAAGGTCGCCGTGGTCTCTCCGCAGCCCCCCGAGGATGCAGTGGAGGATTTTCCTGCTAATCAGGATCTGTCCCTGTTGCAGCTCTTGCAGAAGGTGGGAGACAGCAGCTCCATGGTGTGACCTGCGAGACGGGCTGCATCGCTGGAGACAGGATGGCGTGAGCGAGCCCTGGGTCCGGCTTTCCCGTGGTGAGCTGCCACCTTTGTCAGCCCCGGGACCCTCGGCGCCGGCCAGAGCCACCCCCGGTGCAGGGATGGTGCCTCGCTGCCCCATGGGGCTCCCGCGAGCATCTCCTGAGCGAGGCTCCGGGGACCAAACGCTGTGCCAGACAGGCTTCTGGAATTAGcgttattttattctttttgtcttcCCCTGTTGAAcgatttaattaaaaagtgtgTCTGAGACCGAACTCAGACTGTGCTCCTTTCCTGTGGCTCAGGGCTCGCTCCAGCTCTGGTACTTCTTAGTGTCACCAAGAGGCACGATGGCCATGGCTGGAGGTGGCAGAGGGACCTTCCCATGGCCATGGCTGGAGATGGCACAGGGACCTTCTGGTCACCATGGCCTTCAGTTGCCCTGGCCATGAGCCCCAGCCAGCTCGGGCAGCCCTGGCTCGCAGGCAGTGGCCGTGGCACTGCCTTCCCACGCGTCCCGCGGGGACATGGCCTGCGGAGAGCAGAGCCCGGGGAGCCGcgggagagggcaggggaggttAGGAAAACACCCATTAAACCACATTAACATTTCATGACCCGATCGGAGGAGAGTAAATTACCCCGTTCAAATTCAGCAAccatgaaaaagcaaatgacaTCTGGGGTTATTAATTAATTGAGAgatgctggggtgggaggggggcgCTGGAGCAAATCCCCAGGGTTACAGTGCTGATATCTCTGAGCATTATGGGCCAGGACTCGCATTTCCCATAGACCTGTTTCCTGTGGGATGAGGCCgggacagagcagagctggaccCACTGGCTGCTGCCTGGTGGGATGGAGCTGGTGGGAGCTACGGCGGCAGTGGGCACCAGGACAGCTCTGCCGGGGTTTGAGCCAGGGGAACATCTCCAGCACCTGATGCCCACTCCAATGCCAGCAAAGGTGCCAGAGGGGCTGGCTGCCTACCCATGACTCGGATGTCTGCACCGCTCCGGGGGAGCTTGCTGAGATCCACGGCTTACACCCCAGAGAGGGATCCAGCCCCATCCACTGGCATTCAAAGCACCTTTTCATCTGCCACACATCCTCACAGCCCCAGCACGCTTTCTGGGAGGGCGAtgggaagctgctgctttccagcctgtTTCTGCAGGGACAGCTGCTGGGGGTCCCATCACATCACATCACATCATCCACCACGTCCCCTCTGTGTCCTCTCTGCATCTGATTTGGCCTCAAGAACTGTTCAGGCCCAGGTACATCAGGTGCTTTTAAACCCTGCTCGAGGCAGGACCTGCGCTGCTGGATGCTCTGGGGGATGAGCATGCCCCAGTGCGAGGGGTCAGCTGCTCACAGGGAGACCTTCATGGCAGGCAGGACAGCACAGAGGTCTCCTACCTTAACATCAGATGATTTTAAAGGAGCTCTTTTGTTCGGGTTGCAGGAACTCCTCTCCCCAGGACTGCAGCCAGTACTGCCAGAGAACTGGTTGGATAAGTCAGCGGATCTGCGCGATCAGAGACACAAGCTAAATGGATGTGAGCCAGGTTTCTATGAGCACTTGGGAAGCTGGGTGCAAGCAGGAGTTTAATTAAACCAAGGCAATCACATCAAAGCTGGTCCCTGTGCAGATACCCTTCTTAACTTGCAAGAATTAATTAATGAGTTTGAGTTAAACCTGTTCGCTCTTGATTGAAGCACAGCCTGATTGAGCTGGTGACTGTGCCTGTTGGCACTTAGCAGGTACTGCACCGGTGCCCAGGTTTGCAGTGGGTTTGCACCAggtgagagcagagctgggaactgCTCTGACTGCTCAGCTGATGTGGGGTAACTCATCTGGGCACCCAGAacccagccccagcaggcaggCTGAGCCCTGGGTTACAGAGGATGAGCTCCCCAGCAGGTATAAATCAGGGCAGCCACCCTAAAGCTGGGCTGCTTTGTACCCCTGGGAGGTCTGACTCAGGGGAAGCTGCTCCCTTGCTGCTGGTTTGGAGGGGGTGCCTTTACAGTGAGTGCAGATCATAGCAGAAGGCTCTCACGAAGGCAAAAAAGAGCTAGCAGTTTCCTGGCACCCACttggctgtgggcaggaggaaggTAAAGGTGGGTCCAGTTCTGCTGCTATCAGGGCCGGCTTTGATGATAAAGTGGAGGGGTTTGGAGCGGAGCAAGAGCTGAGCAGCTGCTTgtggaggagggatgggagaggaagcaTGGGCTTGGAGATTGTGCAGCTAAGGgagggctgcagcatccctaATGCCTATTTGTGATTCCTGTCTTTGCTTCGCCCCAGCTGAAAATTCACACTTGGGCTGTAAAGCAACTTTTCTTGGTCAAGCTTCGTCTTTAGGCCTTCACCAGAAGAAAGAGGAACGGTCCTAGAGACATTATGTGCAGGATAAAGTGATTCCCACTGTTTAATGACCCTGTCCCTGTGGCAGCAAGCATTGATGAGCAGGGCATGTGCCCCAGGTGCTGTAAGGTGCTGTCACTTCACCCTGCTGGGAAAATCGAGCCAGGATGGAGCATCATCCCTGAGTGGCAGTGAGGGATGCTTCCCATCAGGCTCCAAAGTGACCCGGGGAATGGCTGTGAGCTGCCTCTGGGATGGAGCAGGCAGCAGTAAGCTGGagctgctctccccagcctgcATTTCTGAAGCTTATTGCAGGggaatgttttccttctggttcAGTAAATTGCTATTTCAATGTGCCCTGCCAGagcagttttggttttaagCAAACACTTTGGGTGaagccctggctctgctgaCGTCAATGACCGAATTCCCCCGGTGTTGGTGCCATCCAGAGCCTTCTCCAAGTCCTTCCCAAAAGTTGCTTTTATGCTTGAGCTTTTTGGTCATCCGGAACAAGGATCCTCACAAGCCTTATCTGTTTTTACTAGCAACAAACTCATGGACTAGGAAAGTGTGTAAAATGTGtgggaaggacagaaaagcaTCTACctttgttactgttttaaaagatcCCTCAAGAAAAAAGGCTATTAAGTAAAACTTCCAATGATTCCATTTAGAGAGGGAAATACTTAatctttcaaattttattttaaggaatatGCTTGTTCAGCCCAATGCTAGAGAGGAACTCATTTATCTTGCAGGAAAGCATTTGTTTCTCTCTGGAAAGTATTTTCCTTGAATTCACTCTTAGCTCAATCATTTCACTCCTTgaaagcaggcagggaaatAACTTAAGAGCATTCCCCTGTTATTTCCAGATGAGCTGCTCTTTATAGGATACGTAATTGTAGGAAACCCCAGCCCTTTGCAGCAAACTGCAGCAGGTTTCCCACAGCAGTGCACGAATCAAGCAGGGAGATTGCAGCCTTGACTGATGGCCTGTTACCTTCAGTCCTTGCAAATTCAGGTTAAGTGATGCTTTGGTTAGAACTGCCTGATGCTTTGAGGCTGTGTGGGAAGAGTGAAGAATCTTCCCTGCAGGTCTGGGTCTCCTGAAGGGCTGGGGAGAAAATCAGTGTGGTCCCAGAGCTGGCTGATATCCCTGTGGTCATCCTTCCCGTGCTGCCCTGCAGAGCCTGGCCCTCgggctcctgctccagcccttcGAGCCAGCGGAGCAAtgctccttccccctcctctggTTCCTATAACCCTGTGTACAAATGCACCCTTTGCAGCTTATTTTAAGCCTCGTGTCAGGTCTTTCCATCACTGCTCCCATGCACCAGCTGCTCATCCCTGCTCGCTGCTGGCGGACGTGACTGGAAAAAGCCTTGTGGGGATTTTCctggtgggggggaaggtgccCTGCACCGAGGGGCATCCTTGAGCCCTGGTGCTGCCAGCGAGGCAGGTCACCAGCCACTGCAAGGCAACAACAGCCCTCGGTTCTCTGATGGGTTTGGGTAAGTGGTTTATGCCTTGGTTTCCCTTCCAAGGGGGCTGTGGTGTCATGCCCTTCGCAGGGAAGGGCTGTCTTCCTCTGGGTACAGAGCAAGCTGGTGCTCCCTTTCCCCCGGGACCTGCAGCCCTTCAGCGTTCCCACCTGCATCCCGCTCCGGCTGCCCCACGGGAGATGAGTGCGTCTCTCCTTCCTAGGGGAAAGCCATGCCCAGAGCATCCAATGCTCCTCAGGGCTCCTGCAGACGTGCCTCCCCTTGGCCATGGGTCAAAGGAGAGCTGGAAACACCAGAGCCCCACGGCCCCGCATCCTGGGACCACCTTACCCCGGCTGACGTGGCCACTTTCCTTTGAAGTCACTCCACAGCCCTGGTCTCTCCTTTGGGGAACTGGGCTCTGCAAAGCAGGCAGAGCCTGCGGGATGCCCGGGAAATGGATTTATGTCTGGTGGCTGCCTGCCAAGCTCTCTCTCGCATCACTGTGACTCTCGGGCTGGGCTGCTGCCTCCTGACCTCTGCATCTCACCGCAACCTGTGCCGGGGCATGAGGCTCCCCCGAGTGACGCAGCACCAGAGCTTGGCGTGGGAAAAGACGTCAgggccggggggagcggggctgcgaCCCACGGGGCAGAGCCTCGGTGCCTGCTGAGGTCAGCCTTCCCCTGCCTCCAAACACTGCAGCCAAAATCCCCCAGGGAAAGGAGGCTGTAAAGCCCCAGTCTTGGGGAGAAGTTGTCTGTAGCTTTTGGGGTGTCCTTCTttccattccccccccccccccagcaccggTGTCCCCTGGACAAGGGTGACAGCAGTGCCCTAAACAAATCccatctgcagcaggagcacGCCTGCGTGGTTGCATAGCTGGGGGTTTCGAGGCAGGGGCAATTGTGTCATCAGGTTCttccaagaatatttttattgcttttgcagTCATTTCCCACCAAGGTTCCCTGAGCTCAAGCCCTGGGCTTGGAGCCACAGGGCCTGATCCGGCACCCACCACCCTGGGCTGGGCACTGCTTGCGGAAACACAGCTGCTTGTGAGCTGGGGACCAGTGATGCACCTTATACAAGCGAGTCCTCTGCAGCCCACGCTGGGGTTTTTGAGCAGCATCCCCCTTCCAAAACACAGGGGCAAAGTGGGCACAGCAGCTTAGGCATCCAGAGCCACGCTGGGCTTCTCTGCACCCTGCTTGTACAAGGCAGAGAACAGACTGCTTCTCCTCGCTGCAGTGTGCCTGGCCAGGCTGTGGATGCTCATACCTTGGTCTTGTATCATATGCAGCAACTGCAATGAGTTTAGCCGTTCTCTgccctgggctctgctccctcaCCGGTGTAATGGagctgggtgggggggctggTGTCTTCCCCCTCGCTGTGCTCAGAGCAGCCACCATAAGGGCAGTGGGTTCTGGCGAGTTTGCGGTAGGGGTCTGCGTGGCCAAAGGGGCTGTGGCTGAGCACCCTTTGCTGTTCCTGGCCCTGGGCCTTTGGGGAAAACCCCATTCCTTTCTAGCACAAAGCTCCAGGACATCTCCTTGGCCAGACTGCCATCTAGACCTGAGCCGCCACCACCGGCATTACCCACCAGCTCTCCTGACTGACACCAGCAAGCATTTGGCCCATGCCCTACACACATCATGTTAGTGATGGCCGGCTGCTGACAGGTAGCAATGCTATTAACTGCAAGGAGCGTGGGTTTGTGGCTCCCAGCTATTCACACCTCCCCTTGCCAGCCACGCTTGTCAGCTGTGCCCACCTGCCGCTGGGCACGGGGCTCTCCTGGCCATGCCACCCTCCGCAGGGACTGTCACGGCCAGCGTCCAGCCACCTGCCCACAGTGCTGTCTGTGGGATCCCCAGCCCTCCCCCGGCCAGCGGGGAGGAGAAACCCACACGGATGCAGAAACCCAGGCTATAAAAGCATCCTCCCCTTAGGGACGCAGCGAAGCTGCTGGCAAAGGAGGCGGCTGCCCTGGGAGAGCGAGATGCCGACAGGACACAGCAGGAGGGTGCAGCAGTGTCTGGTGGTCTTGGCCGTCACCTGGGGTGCCAGCTTCTTCCCCTCGCCAGCCCAGGCTTTGCAGAGGTAGCAGGCGTGCGTGTTGCAGGTGGCCCACAGCGTTGTGGGTCTCGCTGTCTCCCCTTGGTTTTGGGTGCTTGGGTTGGTGCTGAGGACCGAAGGGCTCTCCTCCTGCGGTACCTGCCGCAGCCATGCTGAGAaacccccttcctcctccttttctgttctgcgCTAGCGCACCTGCTCTTCcttgctcctcttcctctccccccttGAGCACCGCATGGTCAGCAGCACCCCCGTCTCCCAAAACACCGAGGAGGCCAAAACGAAGCCCTTCGCTTGCCAACAAACGAGCCGAGCGTGGGGCTGAGCTCAGCCCATGAGTGGCTGCCTGGTGTCGGTAGAtacctcctccagcagccagccccCGTGGGATCCCTGTCCTGGGTGGGCTGTGGTGCATCCCCCCCACGCTCCCCAGGGCCGGTGTGGGTCTGGTGGTGCCGTGGGAGAGGGACCCACCGGAGCCCGGCTGGCAGCCCCACGGCGCGGGGTGCTGCGGGGAGCTGCTGCCATCTAGAGCCACCCGGCTGGATTTCCCAAAAGCAGGagtgctggggtgggaggggggggtgggtggTCTTCTTGTGGGTGCTCCCCCGGccgccccagccctgccttcgcccccccctccctgtcccGGCAGGATCGCGCTGCGGAGGATGCCCTCCATCCGCCAGACGCTGCAGGAGATGGGAGTGAAGGTGTCGGACATCTTCCCTGAGCTCAAGCAGAGCAGCCGCAGCGGCGTGGTCGGTCCCAGAAATGGGACGGCTCCCACTCTCCTCACAAACTACCTGGACGTGAGTGTCtccctgcggggggggggttgtcaCCCCAACACGGCCCCGCACCCCACAAGTCGCACCCGCTGCACCCCACGGTGCATTTGCTGTCAGGGCTCGGGTCTGCGTGAGCCCCGTCTCCTGTCTGAGCTGTGCCCCCAGTGATGCTCCCCATGCTATTCCTCTTCCAGACCCAGTATTTCGGCGAGATCAGCATCGGTACCCCCGCGCAGACCTTCAAGGTGGTCTTCGACACGGGCTCGGCCAACCTGTGGGTGCCGTCCTACAAGTGCTCCCCCCTCTACAGTGCCTGCGGTGAGTACGGGGGCACGGCCGGACCCGGGGTCAGGGCTGACCCCCTCCAGCCTCAGCTCCAGCTTCAGCTCAGCGAACGTGGGCAAGTCCCTCCATCTCGAGGGCTGCTCAAAGCAGACTGGGGTGGATTTACCTTTGGACGGGGGGGGGTCTGTTTGCTGCTGTCCCATCCCCTGGCACTGGGGCAGGGTGGGTTCATCATCCCACGGAGGCTGGGGGAACAGAGACACCCAGCCGGTCCTGCCGTCGCTGCCTTCCTCGCTTCCTTTGATgcaccttctccttctccccagttTCCCACAGCCGCTACGACTCCTCCAAGTCACGGACGTACATAGCCAACGGCACGGGCTTTGCTATCCGCTACGGGACAGGGAGCGTCAAAGGCTTCCTCAGCCAGGACATCGTTATGGTGAGTGCGTGCCCTGAATTTGCAGACCTGGAGATCCCTGTGTGTGTGGCTCTGCTCCCCTATATGAGCATCCCCAGTCACCCAAGAGtaggggggatttgggggggatttagccccccagctccctccaaGGACACTTATGCCCTTCCCCAGGTGTCAGACATCCCCATCATCCAGGTCTTTGCCGAGGCAACGGcgctgcctgccttccccttcATCTTTGCCAGGTTTGATGGGGTGTTGGGGATGGGCTACCCCAGCCAGGCCATCGATGGCATCACCCCCGTCTTCGACCGGATCCTCTCCCAGCAGATCCTCAAGGAGGACGTGTTTTCCGTCTACTACAGCCGGTGGGTCTTGTAGGGACCAGGCTTCGGGGCTGGGGAGGTGTTTGGTTTGCAGGGCATGGATATTGCAACCACGGCAGTACTGGGTTTGCATCTCGGGTTTGGGAAAGATCCATGGCTGGGGCTGTAGGACCCCAGGTGGGGTGGAGAAtgcctggaggagctggggtggAATGAGGCAGCACAAGAGGCAGAGCCAGGTGGATGCTTAtctggagctgctgggcagggagtGCTGAGGCCGGGAGTGGCCGCTCCCTGCTCGTTTGTCACTGTCGGATTGCACAAAGTCACTAGCTCTGCCAGTGGAGCTGGAGCAATCACAGCTGGGAGTGGATGTAGTGTTTCATCtacaggcaaaattaaaaaaccaaaaaaatctattgAAGAAAAACCTGCACCAGCAGCCAAACCTCCTTTAATTTCTTGCCCCAAACTGTTGTgccccagcatccctcctcccagcagcaccaaAACCCGCAGAAGCAGCGGGAGAGCCTGTCCTGGCGGAGCAGGAAtgctgccctcccctccccagcactccCCACTGGCCCCAGCACCCTGGCAATGCGCAGTGACAAACAGACCCAAACCCACATGCTTAAAGCAGGCATGGTAACTCTTTACCTCAACTAAAGGTGGATCCATCAATAACGAACAAAGCCTAATGATGCTGGCTGCAACTGCAGCCTCgtctgggtgctgctgggtgctgggtcCCCTTGGCACCCCGGGGACACAGCTGCCCTCGGACCACAGGCTTATGGAGCATCTCTCTCTTTGCAGAGCTTCGAAGTAAGAAGACAAAAAGCACGAGCGCTCTCAAGGCAGCACCCACTAACAGTCACCCGTGCaccccggggccgggcagcaGACCCCGCTCCTGCTACCAGCCCCAGGCGAGCCCTGCCCAGTGCTGGCAGCCAGGCACTGGTCCGTAGGAGCTCACACACCAGCAGCCCCACACTGGGCTCTGCCCACAT encodes the following:
- the GOLT1A gene encoding vesicle transport protein GOT1A, whose translation is MVPLTDCQRIGVGLVGFGLFFVLFGMLLYFDSVLLAFGNILFLSGLVFIIGFRRTFTFFFQWPKLKGTSFFMGGVLIVLMRWPLLGMLLEAYGFITLFRSFFPVAFGFLGSLANIPVLSKLLQKVGDSSSMV
- the REN gene encoding renin; amino-acid sequence: MPSIRQTLQEMGVKVSDIFPELKQSSRSGVVGPRNGTAPTLLTNYLDTQYFGEISIGTPAQTFKVVFDTGSANLWVPSYKCSPLYSACVSHSRYDSSKSRTYIANGTGFAIRYGTGSVKGFLSQDIVMVSDIPIIQVFAEATALPAFPFIFARFDGVLGMGYPSQAIDGITPVFDRILSQQILKEDVFSVYYSRASKNALLKPGGEIILGGSDPAYYTGDFHYLNVSKSGYWQISMKGVSIGAEILFCKEGCSVAIDTGASYITGPAGPISVLMKAIGAAEMAEGEYVVDCDRVPQLPNISFHLGGKAYTLSGSAYVLRQSQYGEDICVVAFSGLDIPPPAGPLWILGASFIGHYYTKFDRRNNRIGFATAR